In Vibrio sp. STUT-A11, a genomic segment contains:
- a CDS encoding DNA-directed RNA polymerase subunit beta, with protein MYKPFSITLMSFVFSTYSFAQSSDLIAQYLQEQNQQSSYNDHYAHPVAAQLDTEAKSTGVIWREDGKPEHCQYFKNSTSATSNFDYGEANDLSDGLHHFDLPPIHSRNIKVSHRVYANSPNLLPGNQQFATPSEGSISLSISSDCF; from the coding sequence ATGTACAAACCCTTTTCTATTACTCTGATGAGTTTCGTATTCTCTACGTACAGTTTTGCCCAGTCATCAGATCTTATCGCCCAATACTTACAAGAACAAAACCAGCAGTCATCTTATAACGATCACTACGCCCATCCCGTTGCAGCGCAGTTAGATACAGAGGCTAAATCCACAGGGGTAATCTGGCGCGAAGATGGCAAACCAGAACACTGCCAATACTTTAAAAACAGCACTTCAGCTACCAGTAATTTTGACTATGGTGAAGCGAACGACCTTTCCGATGGCTTACATCATTTCGATTTACCACCAATACATTCACGTAATATAAAAGTATCGCATCGCGTTTATGCCAATTCGCCTAATTTACTGCCAGGCAACCAACAATTCGCGACGCCATCAGAAGGCTCAATCAGCCTGTCGATCTCATCGGACTGTTTTTGA
- a CDS encoding DUF3622 domain-containing protein: MSKNQKFAIRVTEKRNGWSAEITRQVTSRKTVVSKRETGFESEEKAQAWAEQELAGFVQNQVVRNERKAAQRQEREAEQLAAKVRKEEARKARDAEAEADEE, encoded by the coding sequence ATGTCAAAAAATCAAAAATTTGCTATCCGCGTAACTGAAAAACGTAACGGCTGGAGCGCAGAGATCACTCGCCAAGTCACTTCTCGTAAAACTGTAGTATCAAAGCGTGAAACTGGTTTTGAAAGTGAAGAGAAAGCTCAAGCTTGGGCAGAGCAAGAGCTGGCTGGTTTTGTTCAAAACCAAGTAGTTCGTAACGAACGTAAAGCAGCACAACGTCAAGAGCGTGAAGCTGAGCAACTTGCAGCTAAAGTTCGTAAAGAAGAAGCTCGTAAAGCGCGTGATGCTGAAGCAGAAGCTGACGAAGAATAA
- a CDS encoding chromosome condensation regulator RCC1, giving the protein MKLTKTLLAVLVTALVGCDSNDESTAANTGPETQLTKSWDAHSTYSSMTTISGTSSDTDGVESVTVSVNGEIQDADFDGQNFSLAVRLVPGLNSYTVLATDSLGNQTSLTDQVYFGHQVSAGGAHSGAILEGKLWTWGRNNKGQTGHGYISTLDEDNHPTTPTELAVTSEEQAVSFVSLAFNQNASIALDSTGQVWAWGDGDGGQLGLGEDDDVLSEDDVLSPQKISSLENIISVARGYDHTVVLDDLGQVYTFGENDKGQLGNNSIEDSDFPVKVEISDIIQIEAGSDSTYALDINGNLYGWGQNSNGQLGQGQDNIDDILIPTLIDFPEKITSFAAGKAHVIAIGESGQLYGWGLNASNQLGNDEDESWPRELYEATVLPWVEDGVMAWANGNQSFVERSDGQIYPWGNNGMGTLGLETDESPVAPTVAITDLSSVLDIGAGALHTVALRFDSVVFTWGWSFEGSLGIPDPINAWGYSLPQKVK; this is encoded by the coding sequence ATGAAATTAACAAAAACACTTTTGGCAGTGCTCGTGACTGCCCTTGTAGGTTGCGATTCAAATGACGAATCAACCGCTGCCAATACCGGACCAGAGACCCAATTGACCAAGTCTTGGGATGCTCATAGTACCTATTCATCGATGACGACCATTTCTGGAACCAGTAGCGATACCGATGGCGTCGAGTCAGTGACAGTATCTGTCAATGGAGAAATTCAAGACGCTGATTTCGATGGCCAAAACTTTTCACTGGCGGTCCGCTTAGTTCCAGGCTTAAACAGCTATACGGTGCTCGCGACCGACTCATTAGGCAATCAAACATCATTGACAGATCAAGTTTACTTCGGGCATCAAGTATCTGCGGGCGGTGCTCATAGTGGCGCGATCTTAGAGGGAAAACTATGGACCTGGGGTCGTAACAACAAAGGTCAAACTGGCCACGGGTATATCAGTACCCTTGATGAAGATAACCACCCAACAACACCAACTGAACTTGCTGTCACTAGTGAGGAACAAGCTGTCTCATTTGTATCGCTCGCATTCAACCAAAATGCCTCAATTGCCCTTGATAGCACAGGTCAGGTTTGGGCTTGGGGTGACGGCGACGGAGGCCAACTTGGTTTGGGTGAAGACGATGACGTATTGAGCGAAGACGATGTATTAAGCCCGCAAAAGATATCGTCTCTGGAGAATATTATTTCAGTTGCGCGCGGATATGACCACACAGTAGTTCTCGACGATCTTGGCCAGGTATATACCTTTGGTGAAAACGACAAGGGGCAACTGGGTAACAACTCGATTGAAGATTCTGACTTCCCGGTAAAAGTTGAGATATCAGACATTATTCAAATTGAAGCGGGGTCAGATAGCACTTACGCACTAGATATTAACGGCAACCTATATGGTTGGGGCCAAAATAGCAATGGCCAGCTCGGACAAGGGCAAGACAATATTGATGATATCCTTATCCCTACCCTAATTGACTTTCCAGAAAAAATCACTTCATTTGCAGCAGGTAAAGCCCATGTCATTGCAATTGGAGAAAGTGGTCAGCTGTATGGTTGGGGCCTGAACGCAAGCAATCAATTGGGTAATGATGAGGATGAATCATGGCCAAGAGAGCTTTATGAAGCGACAGTATTACCTTGGGTTGAAGATGGCGTCATGGCTTGGGCAAACGGCAACCAAAGCTTTGTTGAAAGATCAGATGGCCAAATATACCCATGGGGCAACAACGGTATGGGAACATTAGGGCTCGAAACCGATGAAAGCCCAGTCGCTCCGACGGTTGCTATCACAGATCTGTCTTCAGTATTAGACATCGGTGCCGGTGCGTTACACACCGTAGCGCTAAGGTTTGACAGCGTCGTTTTCACTTGGGGTTGGAGCTTTGAAGGGTCATTAGGTATCCCAGATCCAATCAATGCTTGGGGTTACTCTCTGCCACAGAAAGTGAAATGA
- a CDS encoding di-heme oxidoredictase family protein, with translation MMKKIVLLLCSAWLFGCDGSSSQSEEQPAQVTLGPAGGVATASYDTNKGFLQFIPELDIQDYHGASQGRELFIATWLPAPGSRELLDGFGPLAITDSCAGCHETSARAESLKSDGSTGDGILFRLADENGVVDPFLGGQLQTFSADGSPEGSVTWTKGSSDEVLFYLNDAMNPLAEGVSLGPRLSPQLIGMGLLDLVPESVILEYQDIEDNNSDGISGRAHQLETCIGRFGWKGVHCTLESQVAGAFHQDMGLTSSYNPEEPCTEQQEVCELMPSGGSPEVSDASLEAINDFLTILAVPERRNGDSTTFQQGRKLFMDVGCDNCHRESLTTGEVARFPILSNQTFYPYTDLLLHDMGPDLSDGVKEGDAEAEEWKTPPLWGLGLIEGDGQSRFLHDGRAEDLKSAILWHGGEAQPAKQAFVELTEEDKQLLLDFLRSI, from the coding sequence ATGATGAAAAAGATCGTATTACTTTTGTGCAGTGCTTGGCTTTTTGGCTGTGACGGTTCATCGTCACAGTCAGAAGAGCAGCCAGCGCAAGTCACACTTGGTCCAGCGGGAGGCGTTGCAACGGCTAGCTATGATACAAACAAAGGCTTTTTGCAATTTATTCCTGAACTGGATATCCAAGACTATCACGGAGCCTCTCAAGGCAGAGAGCTGTTTATCGCCACATGGCTTCCTGCTCCCGGAAGCCGTGAACTGCTTGATGGTTTCGGCCCTTTGGCAATTACAGATTCGTGCGCTGGTTGCCATGAAACATCCGCTCGAGCTGAGTCATTGAAAAGTGATGGCAGCACCGGAGATGGCATTTTATTCCGTTTGGCAGATGAAAACGGCGTCGTCGACCCATTTCTGGGTGGACAATTGCAAACTTTTTCTGCCGATGGATCTCCTGAAGGCTCTGTTACTTGGACAAAAGGCAGCAGTGATGAGGTTCTCTTTTATCTGAATGATGCTATGAATCCTCTGGCAGAAGGTGTGTCTTTGGGACCTCGCCTTTCACCCCAGCTTATTGGCATGGGATTGTTAGATTTAGTACCGGAATCAGTCATCCTTGAATATCAGGATATCGAAGACAATAACTCTGATGGTATTTCCGGACGAGCCCATCAGCTGGAAACATGCATCGGACGTTTCGGCTGGAAAGGTGTTCACTGTACTTTAGAAAGCCAGGTAGCAGGCGCTTTCCATCAGGATATGGGACTCACATCCAGCTACAACCCTGAAGAGCCTTGTACTGAACAACAAGAGGTTTGCGAATTGATGCCATCTGGCGGTTCGCCGGAAGTATCCGATGCTTCACTCGAAGCAATTAATGACTTCTTGACCATTCTTGCAGTGCCTGAACGCCGCAACGGTGACAGTACGACTTTTCAACAAGGTCGTAAGCTATTTATGGATGTAGGTTGTGATAATTGCCATCGAGAGTCACTCACAACCGGTGAAGTCGCTCGTTTCCCGATTCTAAGCAACCAAACCTTCTATCCATATACCGATTTGTTATTGCACGATATGGGCCCTGATTTAAGTGATGGTGTAAAAGAGGGAGACGCGGAAGCGGAAGAATGGAAAACACCACCTTTGTGGGGTCTTGGCCTTATCGAAGGGGATGGGCAAAGCCGATTTTTACATGATGGTCGTGCAGAAGATCTGAAAAGTGCCATTTTATGGCATGGCGGAGAAGCGCAACCCGCTAAACAAGCGTTTGTTGAACTTACTGAAGAAGACAAACAGTTACTGTTAGATTTCCTGCGCTCCATCTAG